A single Pseudomonas putida DNA region contains:
- a CDS encoding DMT family transporter: MKRGVMYAGGAGALWGMVLMVPELLPEFNPMLLSSVRYALVGLISLLLAAPMARQLRRLTLADGWMLLRLAVVGNLVYFICLVAAIQRLGVAPASLIVGVLPLTITLYGRNDSGAVPIRRLVGPLALILAGMLCINLETFAFAPGDIGDKLMGLLYALAALACWTWYAVQNSCYLKQSGHFDSHQWSVLIGVLTGLSSLVMVAALAIWQPQQLQVEAPMARWWLFWAACLGCAVLGSWLATALWNAASKRLPLTLSGQLIVFETLFALLYAFLWRQAGPSLLEAAAIVLVIGGVLWSMRQHGTPRELAKPVHS; encoded by the coding sequence GTGAAGCGCGGTGTGATGTATGCCGGTGGGGCCGGTGCATTGTGGGGCATGGTACTGATGGTTCCGGAGCTGCTGCCGGAGTTCAACCCGATGCTGCTGAGCAGCGTGCGCTATGCGCTGGTCGGCCTGATCTCGTTGCTGCTGGCCGCGCCGATGGCCCGGCAGCTGCGCCGGCTGACCCTGGCGGACGGCTGGATGCTGCTGCGCCTGGCAGTGGTCGGTAACCTGGTGTACTTCATCTGCCTGGTGGCGGCGATCCAGCGCCTGGGCGTGGCACCTGCCTCGCTGATCGTCGGGGTGCTGCCGCTGACCATTACCCTGTATGGCCGCAACGACAGCGGCGCAGTGCCGATCCGGCGGCTGGTCGGCCCGCTGGCGCTGATCCTTGCCGGAATGTTGTGTATCAACCTGGAGACTTTCGCCTTCGCCCCGGGTGATATCGGCGACAAGCTGATGGGGCTGTTATACGCCCTGGCCGCGCTGGCCTGTTGGACCTGGTACGCGGTGCAGAACAGCTGTTACCTCAAGCAGAGTGGGCATTTCGACAGCCACCAGTGGTCGGTGCTGATCGGCGTGCTGACCGGCCTGAGCAGCCTGGTGATGGTTGCCGCCCTGGCCATATGGCAGCCGCAGCAGCTGCAGGTCGAGGCGCCGATGGCTCGTTGGTGGCTGTTCTGGGCCGCTTGCCTGGGTTGTGCGGTGCTGGGCTCCTGGTTGGCCACGGCGCTGTGGAACGCGGCGTCCAAGCGCCTGCCATTGACCTTGAGCGGGCAACTGATCGTATTCGAGACCCTGTTCGCGCTGTTGTATGCCTTTCTTTGGCGGCAAGCCGGGCCGAGCCTGCTGGAAGCGGCGGCGATCGTTCTGGTGATCGGCGGGGTGCTGTGGTCGATGCGCCAGCACGGTACGCCACGGGAGCTTGCCAAACCTGTGCATTCCTGA
- a CDS encoding cytochrome c-type biogenesis protein, translated as MKRWLAAAVLGLSLAGVAKAAIDTYQFRDDAERERYQQLTKELRCPKCQNQDIADSNAPIAADLRREIFRMLGEGKSNQQIVDFMVDRYGDFVRYKPALSGRTWLLWFGPGILLAGGFVVLAVIVRRRRGPAAQVAQQLSVEERERLAKLLEKEQTHD; from the coding sequence ATGAAGCGCTGGCTGGCAGCCGCCGTGCTGGGCCTGAGCCTGGCCGGTGTGGCCAAGGCGGCCATCGATACCTACCAGTTCCGTGACGACGCCGAGCGCGAGCGTTACCAGCAGCTGACCAAGGAACTGCGCTGCCCCAAGTGCCAGAACCAGGACATCGCCGACTCCAACGCACCGATTGCCGCCGACCTGCGTCGCGAGATCTTCCGCATGCTCGGCGAAGGCAAGAGCAACCAGCAGATCGTCGACTTCATGGTCGACCGCTATGGCGACTTCGTGCGCTACAAGCCGGCGCTCAGTGGCCGCACCTGGTTGCTGTGGTTCGGCCCGGGCATTCTGTTGGCGGGTGGTTTCGTGGTGCTGGCGGTGATCGTCCGCAGGCGCCGTGGCCCGGCCGCCCAGGTTGCACAGCAACTGTCCGTCGAAGAACGCGAGCGTCTCGCCAAACTGCTGGAAAAAGAACAGACCCATGACTGA
- the ccmI gene encoding c-type cytochrome biogenesis protein CcmI, whose amino-acid sequence MTEFWLSAGLLLLAALGFLLIPILRGRRQQQEEDRTALNVALYQERVAELAAQQAAGVLDEAQMAKGRDEAARELLADTEGAEPARQGHLGKALPLLAAVLVPALALGLYLHFGAADKVELTQEFAAAPKTMDEMTTRLERAVQAQPDSAEGLYFLGRAYMAQQRPADAARAYERAVALAGRQPELLGQWAQALYFAADKQWSPQVQALTDEALKADPNEVTSLGLRGIAAFEGERYQEAIDYWNRLLAQLPEGDASRAALQGGIDRAAARLGGTGGAKAQATAPARLKVRVELAAALKDKVKPDDTVFIFARASNGPPMPLAAKRVTVAQLPLEVELSDADAMLPQMKLSQFAEVQLVARVSRAGQPTRGEWIGLGAPLANTTQATQHLTIDSPDP is encoded by the coding sequence ATGACTGAATTCTGGCTTAGCGCGGGCCTGTTGCTGCTCGCCGCCCTCGGCTTTCTGCTGATCCCGATCCTGCGTGGCCGTCGCCAGCAGCAGGAAGAAGACCGCACTGCCCTGAACGTCGCCCTGTACCAGGAACGCGTCGCCGAACTGGCCGCCCAACAGGCCGCCGGTGTGCTCGATGAGGCGCAAATGGCCAAGGGCCGTGACGAAGCTGCCCGCGAGCTGCTGGCCGACACCGAAGGCGCCGAACCTGCGCGTCAGGGGCACCTGGGCAAGGCCTTGCCATTGCTGGCGGCCGTGCTGGTGCCCGCACTGGCACTGGGGCTATACCTGCACTTTGGTGCGGCGGACAAGGTCGAACTGACCCAGGAATTTGCCGCTGCACCGAAAACCATGGACGAAATGACCACGCGCCTCGAGCGCGCCGTGCAGGCCCAGCCGGACTCGGCCGAGGGCCTGTATTTCCTTGGCCGGGCCTACATGGCCCAGCAACGCCCGGCCGATGCAGCACGTGCCTACGAGCGCGCCGTGGCACTGGCCGGCCGCCAGCCCGAGCTGCTTGGCCAGTGGGCCCAGGCGCTGTACTTTGCGGCGGACAAGCAGTGGAGCCCCCAGGTGCAGGCGCTGACGGACGAGGCATTGAAGGCCGACCCGAACGAGGTCACCAGCCTTGGCTTGCGGGGCATCGCCGCCTTCGAGGGCGAGCGTTACCAGGAAGCCATCGACTACTGGAACCGCCTGCTGGCGCAACTGCCCGAAGGCGATGCCTCGCGGGCGGCGCTGCAAGGCGGTATCGACCGTGCGGCAGCGCGCCTGGGCGGTACCGGTGGCGCCAAAGCGCAGGCCACTGCGCCAGCCCGGCTAAAAGTGCGGGTGGAGCTGGCAGCGGCGCTCAAGGACAAGGTCAAGCCTGACGACACCGTGTTCATCTTCGCCCGTGCCAGCAACGGCCCGCCGATGCCGCTGGCGGCCAAGCGGGTGACCGTGGCGCAGTTGCCACTGGAAGTGGAATTGTCCGACGCTGACGCTATGCTGCCGCAGATGAAACTGTCCCAGTTTGCCGAAGTCCAACTGGTTGCACGTGTTTCCCGCGCCGGCCAGCCGACCCGCGGCGAGTGGATCGGCCTGGGCGCGCCCCTGGCCAATACCACCCAGGCCACCCAGCACCTGACCATCGACAGCCCCGACCCGTAA
- a CDS encoding NAD(P)-dependent oxidoreductase, translating to MSKTVLVLVETVDDYLPLLEQAGYRLIRAPSPQLRADAIQRHAGEIDAVLTRGPLGLTAAEIAALPKLQIICVIGAGYEQVDLAAAAARGITVTNGAGANAAAVADHTLALLLALLRDIPRADASTRRGEWNRVISPSVSGKRLGLLGLGAVGLAIAKRASQGFDMNISYHSRTPRQDVPYTWYDSPLHLADAVDILVVATPGGASTRHLVDAQVLEALGAEGYLVNIARASVVDTQALVSALAHGQLAGAALDVFDDEPAVPDALKALGNTVLTPHVAGQSPEAARDTVSLVLRNLQAFFAGEPVLTPVHA from the coding sequence ATGAGCAAGACAGTCCTGGTACTGGTGGAAACCGTCGACGATTACCTGCCATTGCTCGAACAGGCAGGTTACCGGCTGATCCGCGCGCCATCCCCGCAACTGCGCGCCGATGCCATCCAGCGCCATGCTGGTGAGATCGACGCGGTGCTCACCCGCGGCCCGCTGGGCCTGACCGCTGCGGAAATCGCCGCCTTGCCCAAGCTGCAGATCATCTGTGTGATCGGTGCCGGCTACGAGCAGGTCGACCTGGCTGCCGCGGCAGCCCGTGGCATCACTGTCACCAACGGCGCTGGCGCAAACGCCGCGGCAGTTGCCGACCACACCTTGGCCCTGCTGCTGGCGCTGCTGCGCGACATTCCCCGTGCCGACGCCAGCACCCGCCGTGGCGAGTGGAACCGAGTAATCAGCCCTTCGGTCAGTGGCAAGCGCCTGGGCCTGCTGGGGCTCGGCGCGGTTGGCCTGGCCATCGCCAAGCGCGCCAGCCAGGGCTTTGACATGAACATCAGCTATCACAGCCGCACCCCTCGCCAGGACGTGCCTTACACCTGGTACGACAGCCCGCTGCACCTGGCCGATGCCGTCGACATCCTGGTCGTTGCCACCCCCGGTGGTGCCAGTACCCGCCATCTGGTCGATGCCCAGGTGCTCGAGGCCCTGGGCGCGGAGGGTTACCTGGTGAATATCGCCCGGGCCAGTGTGGTCGACACCCAGGCGCTGGTAAGCGCCTTGGCGCACGGCCAGCTCGCGGGTGCCGCGCTCGATGTGTTCGATGATGAGCCCGCAGTGCCAGACGCCCTCAAGGCCCTCGGCAATACGGTCCTCACCCCCCACGTGGCCGGCCAGTCGCCCGAGGCCGCACGCGACACCGTGAGCCTCGTGCTGCGCAACCTGCAGGCCTTCTTTGCTGGCGAACCGGTGCTCACGCCAGTCCACGCGTAA
- a CDS encoding DsbE family thiol:disulfide interchange protein yields the protein MKRWIMVVPLAVFLLMAVFLYKGLFLKPDELPSAMIGKPFPAFALASTQGDRNLTQADLLGRPALVNVWATWCPSCKVEHPYLNQLAQQGVVIHGINYKDDNAAAQKWLAEFHNPYQLDIRDEQGSLGLDLGVYGAPETFLIDAKGIIRYKHVGIVDASVWREQLAPLYQGLVDEAKP from the coding sequence ATGAAGCGTTGGATCATGGTCGTGCCACTGGCGGTGTTTCTGCTGATGGCGGTTTTCCTCTACAAGGGGCTGTTCCTCAAGCCCGACGAGCTGCCGTCGGCGATGATCGGCAAGCCGTTCCCGGCGTTCGCCCTGGCTTCGACCCAGGGTGACCGCAACCTGACCCAGGCCGACCTGCTGGGGCGGCCGGCGCTGGTCAACGTGTGGGCCACCTGGTGCCCGTCGTGCAAGGTCGAGCACCCGTACCTGAACCAGCTGGCCCAGCAGGGCGTGGTGATCCACGGCATCAACTACAAGGACGACAACGCCGCCGCGCAGAAGTGGCTGGCCGAGTTCCACAACCCGTACCAGCTGGATATCCGCGACGAGCAGGGCAGCCTGGGGCTGGACCTGGGCGTGTATGGCGCGCCGGAAACCTTCCTGATCGACGCCAAGGGCATCATCCGCTACAAGCACGTCGGCATCGTCGATGCCAGCGTGTGGCGCGAGCAGCTGGCGCCGCTGTACCAGGGCCTGGTCGACGAGGCCAAGCCATGA
- a CDS encoding GFA family protein: protein MTLEKSGSCLCGETRLRASVDNTHISACHCSMCRKWTGGPLLVVDCSKAPVFEGRAPAVYDSSDWAQRGFCSRCGTHLYYRLKDKDHYAVPVGMLDGDEAWDFDLQIFVEQKPAWYCFANQTKELTGEQAFEQFG, encoded by the coding sequence ATGACCCTGGAAAAAAGCGGCAGCTGCCTGTGCGGTGAAACCCGCCTGCGCGCCAGCGTCGACAACACCCACATCAGCGCCTGCCATTGCAGCATGTGCCGCAAATGGACCGGCGGCCCGCTGCTGGTCGTGGACTGCAGCAAAGCGCCGGTCTTCGAGGGGCGGGCCCCGGCTGTCTACGACTCGTCCGATTGGGCCCAGCGTGGTTTTTGCAGCCGTTGCGGCACGCACCTCTATTACCGGCTCAAGGATAAGGACCACTATGCGGTCCCTGTGGGCATGCTTGACGGCGACGAGGCCTGGGATTTCGACCTGCAGATCTTCGTAGAGCAGAAACCTGCCTGGTACTGCTTTGCCAACCAGACCAAGGAGCTGACTGGGGAGCAAGCGTTCGAGCAGTTCGGCTGA
- a CDS encoding PhzF family phenazine biosynthesis protein, whose product MQLEIFQVDAFSAEPFGGNPAAVIPLQSWLPDNVLQRIAEENNLSETAYFVRNGASFDLRWFTPTVEVDLCGHATLASAYVLFEQLGEQAEVLRFNTRSGELRVSRGNDGLLAMDFPAKQPQAVDVPAGLLEALGLNAAMAVYRSDDYVVVVDEAALLDPLKPDFVALSAFDVRGIAVTAAGRGFDFVTRWFGPRVGVNEDPVTGSAHTSLAPLWAERLGKSSLSCEQGGARKGQLHCDVPGNGRVIISGRAALYLRGSVFI is encoded by the coding sequence ATGCAACTCGAGATCTTCCAGGTCGATGCCTTCTCCGCCGAGCCTTTTGGTGGCAACCCGGCGGCAGTGATCCCGCTGCAAAGCTGGCTGCCGGACAATGTGCTGCAACGTATCGCCGAAGAGAACAACCTCTCCGAAACGGCCTACTTCGTGCGCAACGGTGCAAGCTTCGACCTGCGCTGGTTCACCCCGACCGTCGAGGTCGACCTGTGCGGCCATGCCACCCTGGCTTCGGCCTATGTGTTGTTCGAACAACTCGGTGAGCAAGCCGAAGTGCTGCGCTTCAACACCCGCAGTGGCGAACTGCGGGTCAGCCGGGGTAACGACGGCCTGCTGGCCATGGACTTCCCGGCCAAGCAACCGCAAGCCGTGGATGTGCCGGCCGGGTTGCTGGAGGCGCTGGGCCTGAACGCAGCCATGGCGGTGTACCGCTCCGACGACTATGTGGTGGTGGTCGATGAAGCCGCGTTGCTCGACCCGCTCAAGCCCGACTTCGTCGCCTTGTCGGCATTCGACGTGCGTGGCATCGCGGTCACTGCCGCCGGCCGTGGCTTCGACTTTGTCACCCGCTGGTTCGGCCCGCGGGTCGGCGTCAATGAAGACCCGGTCACCGGCTCTGCGCATACCTCGCTGGCGCCGTTGTGGGCCGAGCGGTTGGGCAAATCGTCGCTGAGCTGCGAGCAGGGCGGGGCGCGCAAAGGGCAGTTGCATTGTGACGTTCCTGGCAATGGCCGGGTGATCATCAGCGGGCGTGCGGCGCTGTACCTGCGCGGCAGCGTGTTCATCTGA